A region from the Halobacillus mangrovi genome encodes:
- a CDS encoding LolA family protein, with product MQRRFLILLFSLFVLGALTACGSQSKEDVVKKLEKQAEEMAGYKTEANMKMRTGNEEQKYHIQVWHKKDDFYRVKLENDQDEKGSQIILKNDSGVYVLTPALNKSFKFQSEWPQNTSQPYLYASLLKDIQADADAEFTAAENYYKFKTKTNYQNNKTLPYQEIYFDKKTYQPVMVKVFDQDMNALVEVQFANFAKDNSLKKEDFDVDKNMAMAPSEAPVANMGDSQVKEVLYPQETFGAELASEQEVKTDEGSRVIMTYDGDKSFTLVQEKAEVQAASAQQTEVVNGDPVQLADGVIGAMDGNRLEWSQNGTTYQLASNDLSQAEMASVASSITSETVK from the coding sequence ATGCAAAGACGTTTTCTGATCCTATTGTTTTCCTTGTTCGTTTTAGGTGCTTTAACGGCTTGTGGATCTCAATCAAAAGAAGATGTCGTCAAGAAGCTTGAAAAACAAGCGGAAGAAATGGCCGGGTATAAGACGGAAGCCAACATGAAGATGCGTACGGGCAATGAAGAACAAAAATACCACATCCAAGTCTGGCATAAAAAAGATGATTTTTACCGAGTAAAATTGGAAAATGATCAAGATGAAAAAGGCAGCCAGATCATTTTGAAAAATGACAGTGGTGTGTATGTTCTGACTCCCGCTTTGAACAAGAGTTTCAAGTTCCAGAGTGAATGGCCTCAAAATACGAGCCAGCCTTATTTGTATGCATCTTTACTGAAGGATATCCAGGCAGATGCTGATGCAGAGTTCACAGCAGCAGAAAATTATTATAAGTTCAAAACGAAAACAAACTACCAGAATAATAAAACCCTCCCTTATCAAGAAATCTATTTTGATAAGAAAACGTACCAGCCCGTTATGGTCAAAGTGTTCGATCAAGATATGAATGCTTTAGTAGAAGTGCAGTTCGCAAATTTTGCTAAAGATAATTCATTGAAGAAAGAAGATTTTGATGTAGACAAGAATATGGCGATGGCCCCTTCGGAAGCTCCTGTAGCCAACATGGGAGATTCTCAGGTTAAAGAAGTACTTTATCCTCAAGAAACATTTGGGGCAGAGCTTGCGAGTGAGCAAGAAGTAAAAACAGATGAAGGTTCACGTGTCATCATGACGTATGATGGAGATAAGAGCTTTACACTTGTCCAAGAAAAAGCAGAAGTCCAGGCTGCTAGTGCGCAGCAGACCGAAGTAGTGAACGGAGATCCTGTCCAATTGGCGGACGGTGTCATCGGAGCGATGGATGGAAATCGTTTGGAGTGGAGCCAGAACGGCACGACTTATCAGTTAGCCAGTAATGATTTGAGTCAGGCGGAAATGGCTTCAGTAGCGAGCTCCATCACAAGTGAAACAGTCAAATAG
- a CDS encoding NAD(P)H-hydrate dehydratase encodes MDIVTAQEMYEWDRAALDAAGIEGKMLMESAGRAVADDMVRHIRKQDKVIVLIGSGNNGGDGFVIARTLLNRGYDIEAWQVVPDEKITGDARVHKEIFMASGFSVRPYSSLEKLMQSFQRADIIIDAMLGIGVKGRLRNPIAEIVEAANGLSVFRMAVDLPSGLPADEGIVDFDAFHADYTTVIAAPKMSAFLQHTRPYYGDYRIVEIGLPTRKLPPVNRGLWRKEDVRRTLPVRGKNSHKGSHGKGVMVGGSLLMPGSIAMAGRAALRSGVGLLTIATVERAISSISPYLQEATFVDMEEKEGALTGQATDQLSGYDGVAIGMGMGRTRGAKRLLEAIVQGVDAPMLIDADGLYHLKEILDVVKERQSPTVLTPHPGEFAHLTGLSIRDVLQSPFSCSREFAAKYGVYLVLKGPSTIITSPDGKQRVDVSGNAGLAKGGSGDVLSGILFAMMLQTDSLMDALGNGCVIHGCTAESLTEEKHSKTDLLASDVIEGLSRTFRTISSASR; translated from the coding sequence TTGGATATTGTTACCGCACAAGAGATGTACGAATGGGACCGGGCAGCGCTGGATGCTGCCGGGATTGAAGGGAAAATGTTGATGGAGAGTGCTGGCAGGGCTGTCGCTGATGATATGGTCCGCCATATCCGAAAACAGGACAAAGTTATTGTTTTGATCGGATCAGGCAATAACGGCGGTGACGGGTTTGTAATCGCCAGAACACTGCTCAATCGTGGCTATGATATTGAAGCGTGGCAGGTGGTTCCTGATGAAAAGATTACGGGAGATGCAAGAGTCCATAAAGAGATTTTTATGGCTTCAGGATTTTCTGTGCGTCCGTATTCCTCACTAGAAAAGCTGATGCAATCTTTTCAAAGAGCTGACATTATCATTGATGCCATGCTTGGGATTGGTGTAAAAGGGCGGTTAAGAAATCCGATAGCTGAGATCGTTGAAGCGGCAAACGGCCTATCCGTCTTCCGAATGGCTGTCGACCTTCCTTCAGGTTTGCCTGCAGACGAAGGAATCGTAGACTTCGATGCCTTTCATGCAGATTATACGACAGTCATCGCTGCACCGAAGATGAGTGCTTTCCTGCAGCATACACGTCCTTATTACGGGGACTATCGTATCGTAGAAATCGGACTGCCGACAAGAAAGCTTCCGCCAGTTAACCGAGGACTGTGGAGGAAAGAGGATGTCAGGCGGACATTGCCTGTTCGGGGCAAGAATTCTCATAAGGGAAGTCACGGTAAAGGAGTAATGGTAGGGGGATCACTCCTTATGCCTGGGTCCATTGCAATGGCAGGTCGAGCGGCATTAAGAAGTGGCGTAGGGTTACTGACTATTGCCACGGTCGAACGTGCAATCTCTTCCATTTCTCCCTATCTGCAAGAAGCTACTTTTGTGGACATGGAGGAAAAAGAAGGCGCGCTGACAGGACAAGCGACCGATCAGTTGTCCGGTTATGACGGGGTAGCAATCGGGATGGGGATGGGACGCACGCGTGGAGCGAAAAGGCTTTTAGAAGCCATCGTTCAGGGTGTAGATGCTCCTATGCTTATCGACGCCGATGGACTGTATCATTTAAAAGAGATCCTTGATGTCGTAAAAGAAAGACAATCACCTACCGTTTTGACCCCTCACCCGGGAGAATTTGCTCATTTGACAGGGTTATCGATTCGAGATGTATTGCAGTCTCCTTTTTCCTGCAGTCGTGAATTTGCTGCTAAGTATGGTGTGTACCTTGTATTGAAGGGGCCCTCTACGATTATTACTTCTCCGGATGGTAAGCAGAGGGTAGATGTTTCTGGAAATGCAGGATTAGCCAAAGGCGGAAGTGGAGATGTATTATCAGGTATTCTGTTTGCTATGATGCTGCAGACCGATTCATTGATGGATGCGCTTGGCAATGGCTGTGTCATCCATGGGTGTACAGCTGAGTCGTTGACTGAGGAAAAGCATTCGAAGACAGACCTACTCGCTTCCGACGTCATTGAAGGTTTATCCCGAACCTTTCGTACAATTTCTTCTGCATCCAGATAA
- the acpS gene encoding holo-ACP synthase, whose product MHVIKGIGIDMVEMSRIKQSIKRNPRFVQRILTRAEHDRFVDLNEQRQIEYLSGRFAAKEAAGKAMGTGIGKLSFQDIEVLHTNDGAPDMKVKGYEYLKAWVSISHSSDYAIAQVVLEE is encoded by the coding sequence ATGCATGTGATCAAAGGTATCGGCATTGATATGGTGGAAATGAGTCGTATTAAACAAAGTATAAAGCGTAATCCACGTTTTGTTCAACGAATATTGACCAGGGCGGAGCATGACCGATTCGTCGATTTGAATGAACAACGTCAGATTGAGTACTTGTCGGGAAGATTTGCGGCAAAAGAAGCTGCAGGAAAGGCGATGGGGACGGGAATCGGAAAGTTAAGTTTTCAAGATATTGAGGTGCTGCATACAAACGATGGGGCGCCGGATATGAAAGTGAAAGGCTATGAGTATTTGAAGGCTTGGGTTTCTATTAGTCATAGTTCTGATTATGCAATCGCTCAAGTTGTTTTAGAAGAGTGA
- a CDS encoding rhomboid family intramembrane serine protease produces MFVRTESFKEFLKFYPVVSILVGLHFFLWILIDVLQFGFAQDIERLGVGVNLFILQGEYWRLVTPIFLHAGFAHALFNSFSLVLFGPALEQMLGKVKFIIMYLFAGIIGNLGTFVVNPEAYYAHLGASGAIFGIFGVYVYMVLYRKHLIDQANSQIIMVIFILGLFMTFTRPNINVLGHLFGLIGGFAIAPAILKNARPFSIWQVRARRSVSSDEITFNPNRWNKRSVPWKKFAGYVIWAAIAILVIIAVVF; encoded by the coding sequence ATGTTTGTCAGAACGGAAAGCTTTAAGGAATTCTTAAAATTCTACCCGGTCGTGTCCATATTGGTCGGTCTCCACTTCTTTCTATGGATCCTCATTGACGTCCTTCAATTTGGATTTGCACAAGATATCGAAAGACTAGGAGTCGGAGTAAACCTCTTCATTTTACAAGGAGAGTACTGGCGCCTCGTTACCCCGATCTTCCTTCATGCCGGATTTGCTCATGCTTTGTTTAATTCCTTTTCCCTCGTTTTATTCGGTCCAGCACTTGAACAAATGCTTGGAAAAGTGAAATTTATCATTATGTATTTATTTGCAGGGATTATTGGCAATTTAGGAACCTTTGTAGTCAATCCCGAAGCCTATTACGCCCATCTGGGAGCCTCTGGTGCGATCTTTGGTATTTTTGGGGTTTATGTGTACATGGTGCTCTACCGGAAACACTTAATTGATCAGGCAAATTCACAAATCATTATGGTCATCTTCATTCTTGGTTTGTTTATGACATTCACACGTCCGAACATCAATGTCCTTGGGCACTTGTTTGGGTTAATTGGCGGATTCGCGATTGCGCCAGCTATCTTGAAAAATGCTCGGCCATTTTCGATATGGCAGGTGCGAGCTCGAAGATCCGTTTCAAGTGACGAGATTACCTTTAATCCTAATCGTTGGAACAAGAGGAGCGTTCCTTGGAAAAAGTTTGCGGGATACGTCATATGGGCAGCCATCGCCATATTAGTCATCATCGCCGTTGTGTTTTAA
- a CDS encoding DEAD/DEAH box helicase codes for MTTFQSLGLSQPILKSLDIMGFEETTPIQEQTIPLGLQGKDVIGQAQTGTGKTAAFGIPMLEKIDKQVKGVQGLVVAPTRELAIQVAEEMNRLGKSKGVRALPIYGGSNMERQIRALKSNHIVVATPGRLLDHIRRKTIKLQNVHTAVLDEADEMLNMGFIDDIRDILKALPEDRQTLLFSATMPKEIRDIATTLMNNPEEVKVKAKEMTVENIEQFYVEIPEKHKFDTLTRLLDIHDPALAIVFGRTKRRVDEVADGLQARGFSAEGIHGDLTQGKRMSTLNKFKRGRIEILVATDVAARGLDISEVSHVYNFDIPQDPESYVHRIGRTGRAGRKGESISFVTPREKDQLHLIEKLTKKKVERLKVPSSEEAARGQQKVAVEKLIETMNNNNLNNYKQSANELLEQYDASDLLASALKMMTKERSEVPVRLSGVQPISVKNAQRDKNKGKKYGKGGKRNYNPKNKSRNRNFKGKRGYQNKGRNSNAK; via the coding sequence TTGACAACATTTCAATCACTAGGTTTATCACAACCTATTCTAAAATCCTTAGACATCATGGGTTTTGAGGAAACAACGCCAATTCAAGAACAAACAATACCTCTAGGGCTTCAAGGGAAAGACGTGATCGGTCAAGCTCAAACAGGTACAGGTAAAACGGCAGCATTCGGTATCCCGATGCTTGAGAAAATTGATAAGCAAGTGAAGGGTGTGCAAGGTCTTGTCGTTGCACCAACAAGGGAGCTTGCCATTCAAGTAGCAGAAGAAATGAACCGACTTGGAAAGAGCAAAGGAGTTCGTGCACTTCCGATTTACGGAGGATCAAACATGGAACGTCAAATCCGTGCATTGAAATCCAACCATATCGTTGTTGCAACGCCAGGACGCCTGCTTGACCACATCCGCCGTAAAACAATCAAGCTTCAAAATGTACACACTGCTGTACTTGATGAAGCGGACGAAATGCTGAACATGGGCTTCATCGACGACATCCGCGATATCTTGAAAGCTCTGCCGGAAGATCGTCAGACACTTCTGTTCTCAGCAACGATGCCAAAAGAAATTCGCGATATCGCTACAACTTTGATGAACAATCCAGAAGAAGTTAAAGTTAAAGCGAAAGAGATGACAGTCGAAAACATCGAGCAATTCTATGTAGAGATTCCTGAAAAACATAAATTCGATACCTTGACTCGCTTGCTTGATATCCATGATCCTGCTCTTGCGATCGTCTTCGGTCGTACGAAGCGTCGTGTAGATGAAGTGGCTGATGGTCTTCAAGCACGTGGATTCAGTGCAGAAGGAATTCACGGAGACTTGACTCAAGGAAAACGTATGTCCACATTGAACAAATTCAAGCGTGGCCGTATCGAGATTCTTGTAGCGACTGACGTAGCTGCTCGTGGACTGGATATTTCTGAAGTATCCCACGTGTATAATTTTGACATTCCACAGGATCCAGAGAGCTATGTGCACCGTATTGGACGTACAGGTCGTGCCGGACGCAAAGGAGAGTCCATTTCCTTTGTAACACCACGTGAAAAAGATCAGCTGCACTTGATTGAAAAGCTTACGAAGAAGAAAGTAGAGCGCTTGAAAGTACCTTCTTCAGAAGAAGCAGCGCGCGGTCAGCAAAAAGTAGCGGTCGAAAAGCTAATTGAAACAATGAACAATAACAACTTGAACAACTATAAGCAGTCCGCAAACGAACTTCTCGAGCAGTATGATGCTTCTGATTTATTAGCTTCTGCTCTGAAGATGATGACAAAAGAACGCAGCGAAGTACCTGTTCGTTTGTCTGGTGTTCAGCCGATCAGCGTGAAAAACGCTCAACGCGACAAAAATAAAGGCAAGAAATACGGAAAAGGCGGCAAGCGCAATTACAATCCAAAGAATAAATCCCGCAACCGTAATTTCAAAGGGAAACGCGGCTACCAGAACAAAGGACGCAACTCTAACGCTAAATAA
- a CDS encoding DMT family transporter, with translation MDKPPFHPYIILLIGVLSISTAAIFVKLAGDTPASIIAFYRLSLAVIIMSPYVVWKHADELKQIHRKDWILAVLSGIFLAFHFIFWFQSLNYTSVASSVVLVSLQPIFAFIGTYIFFKERFTVGAVLSLIITITGSVIISWGDFQISGLALLGDMLALLGAFTVTGYFLLGQNLRKRLSLMTYTFIVYGMASLTLLLYNVIVNQPFTGYGGEQWIIFFGLAIIPTFFGHSLFNWTLKWLSTSTISMAVLLEPIGASLLAYWILDEGVTWTQWLGGSIVIFGLMMFIFSTTKKVKPKITHVTNRQ, from the coding sequence ATGGATAAGCCTCCATTTCATCCATATATAATTTTATTGATCGGGGTGTTATCCATTTCCACGGCAGCCATTTTTGTAAAGCTAGCCGGGGATACCCCTGCTTCCATTATTGCTTTTTACCGTTTGTCACTAGCGGTTATTATTATGTCTCCTTATGTAGTATGGAAACATGCAGATGAGCTTAAACAAATTCACAGGAAAGATTGGATTCTTGCCGTTTTATCCGGTATCTTTCTGGCTTTTCATTTCATCTTTTGGTTTCAGTCTCTAAACTATACGTCTGTCGCCAGTTCAGTCGTGCTCGTATCTCTACAACCGATATTTGCCTTTATCGGTACGTATATTTTCTTTAAGGAGCGTTTTACTGTTGGAGCAGTCCTCAGTCTGATTATTACGATCACAGGAAGTGTCATCATCAGCTGGGGTGATTTCCAGATCAGCGGACTGGCCCTGCTTGGTGACATGCTTGCACTGTTAGGTGCCTTTACGGTCACAGGCTACTTTTTGCTTGGACAAAATTTGCGAAAGAGGCTTTCCTTGATGACCTATACGTTTATTGTTTATGGAATGGCTTCCTTAACATTATTGCTTTATAACGTGATCGTTAATCAACCATTTACAGGATATGGTGGAGAGCAATGGATTATTTTCTTTGGATTAGCGATCATTCCAACCTTTTTCGGCCATTCGTTATTCAACTGGACCTTGAAATGGCTGAGTACTTCAACCATATCAATGGCCGTGTTGCTTGAACCAATAGGAGCTTCCCTACTGGCTTATTGGATTCTTGACGAAGGGGTGACCTGGACGCAATGGCTGGGCGGGTCCATCGTTATTTTTGGATTGATGATGTTTATTTTCAGTACAACGAAAAAGGTAAAGCCGAAAATTACACACGTCACGAACAGACAGTAA
- a CDS encoding DegV family protein, whose translation MTIRIIIDGGGDLPDSMRERHKVISVPLNLHFGEEQYKTGETIDLPTFYKKLKQSDELPRSSSPSPNDFYEKYKEVDPSEDILILAMTRGLSSTYDSAVIGKNMLLEEEPDRRIAVLNTKTASCGIALLFREATEKIEEGLDFEAVVAHMEDRIEKTTTLFILKTLENVIKGGRLDKVKGALAKTLNIKLLMKASDDEGSVEVTEKVRGNKKSIRRFVEQIGEYAHNLEDRVIALSHCNDEPRGRKVLENIRDKYNFKDELFMETGPLISTYAGEGGLVIAFFKD comes from the coding sequence ATGACTATCAGAATTATCATAGATGGCGGAGGAGATTTGCCCGACAGCATGAGAGAGCGACACAAGGTCATAAGCGTGCCTTTGAACCTCCATTTCGGGGAGGAACAATACAAAACAGGCGAAACCATTGATCTGCCCACCTTCTATAAAAAATTAAAACAATCGGACGAGCTGCCGCGCTCTTCTTCTCCAAGCCCAAATGATTTTTACGAAAAATATAAAGAGGTGGATCCGTCCGAGGATATTCTTATTCTTGCCATGACCCGCGGATTAAGCAGTACGTATGACAGTGCGGTGATCGGAAAAAACATGCTGCTTGAAGAGGAGCCTGACCGCCGGATTGCTGTATTAAATACCAAGACAGCTTCCTGCGGGATTGCACTCCTGTTTCGTGAGGCCACAGAAAAAATTGAAGAGGGTCTCGATTTTGAAGCCGTTGTCGCTCATATGGAAGACCGTATTGAGAAAACGACGACCTTATTTATCCTCAAGACATTGGAAAACGTCATTAAAGGCGGCCGCTTGGATAAGGTAAAAGGAGCGCTAGCCAAAACGTTGAATATCAAGTTGCTAATGAAAGCCAGTGACGACGAAGGATCAGTAGAAGTCACTGAAAAAGTAAGAGGGAACAAAAAATCCATACGAAGATTTGTAGAGCAGATCGGCGAATACGCTCATAATCTTGAGGACCGCGTCATCGCCTTATCTCATTGCAATGATGAACCTAGAGGAAGGAAAGTGCTTGAGAACATTCGAGATAAATACAACTTCAAGGATGAATTATTCATGGAAACAGGGCCACTTATTTCTACGTATGCTGGTGAAGGCGGACTGGTTATAGCCTTTTTCAAAGACTAA
- a CDS encoding MFS transporter: MSKFHSKLPVQPPFYYGWIIVVIAGLSVFFSGPGQTYSVSIFIDYYIQDFDYSRSLVSGIYSGATLCAGFALFMMGRLVDRFGQRVMMVAIGALLSLALFWNAFLLGPIMMFLGFFMIRLFGQGSMTLIPNTLVPQWFIRKRGRALSVMAIGGFASSALLPPLNTWMIESFGWRMTWGIWGVAVLVLFVPLAFLFVRNQPKDVGEIPDGTPRPIKGQKSLNPNVDVNEKSWTLKEAMSTRAFWFVLFCVIVPALVNTAVTFHIVSIMDLRGLDTGIAAMVLTLMAIIGFPVTFVSGYLVDRFQVHYILAITFFGHILTLLILLVTDTWVLAVVFGVIWGCVNGFERIVLNIVWPNYFGREHLGSIKGLAQTVMVIGSALGPLPFGIFYDWLGGYQEIILLTLLFPITAGILALLSPQPRYEDYHQE, encoded by the coding sequence ATGAGTAAGTTTCATTCAAAACTACCGGTCCAACCTCCTTTTTATTATGGGTGGATCATAGTTGTCATTGCTGGACTTAGTGTGTTTTTTTCTGGTCCGGGACAGACGTATTCTGTTTCTATTTTCATAGATTACTACATACAAGATTTTGATTATTCAAGATCACTAGTTTCGGGGATCTATTCGGGTGCAACGCTCTGTGCTGGTTTCGCTCTTTTCATGATGGGAAGACTCGTGGACCGCTTCGGGCAAAGAGTAATGATGGTCGCAATTGGTGCACTGCTTTCCCTGGCATTATTTTGGAACGCCTTTTTGCTTGGACCGATTATGATGTTTTTAGGATTTTTTATGATTCGTTTATTTGGTCAAGGTTCCATGACACTCATTCCTAATACGCTTGTTCCCCAGTGGTTTATACGGAAAAGAGGCAGGGCCTTAAGTGTGATGGCAATCGGCGGATTTGCAAGTTCTGCTTTGCTGCCGCCGTTGAATACTTGGATGATCGAATCGTTCGGCTGGCGGATGACATGGGGAATATGGGGAGTGGCTGTTCTTGTGCTGTTTGTCCCGCTTGCTTTTCTATTCGTCAGGAACCAGCCTAAAGATGTAGGGGAAATTCCAGATGGCACGCCAAGACCAATAAAAGGTCAAAAAAGCTTGAATCCAAATGTGGATGTTAATGAAAAAAGCTGGACATTAAAAGAAGCGATGAGCACGAGAGCTTTCTGGTTCGTTTTGTTCTGTGTGATTGTCCCGGCGCTTGTGAATACGGCTGTGACTTTTCACATTGTATCCATTATGGACTTGCGCGGCCTAGATACAGGGATAGCCGCTATGGTACTGACCTTAATGGCAATCATAGGCTTCCCAGTCACATTTGTCTCCGGTTATTTAGTCGACCGTTTTCAAGTCCATTATATTCTTGCTATCACTTTCTTCGGACACATCCTTACCTTATTGATCCTCCTGGTTACAGATACGTGGGTATTGGCTGTAGTATTTGGAGTGATATGGGGATGTGTCAATGGATTCGAGCGGATTGTATTGAACATTGTATGGCCAAATTACTTCGGGCGCGAACATCTCGGAAGCATCAAAGGGCTCGCGCAGACCGTTATGGTGATCGGCTCAGCTCTTGGGCCTCTGCCATTCGGTATATTTTACGATTGGCTCGGAGGCTATCAAGAGATTATCCTGCTTACACTGCTTTTTCCAATTACCGCAGGAATATTGGCTTTGCTTTCACCACAGCCGAGGTATGAAGACTATCATCAGGAATAA
- a CDS encoding alpha/beta hydrolase, which yields MSVGCLCIHGYTGSPEEVQPLVDFLKNRTDWELANPTLPGHGEDLDLEGHYYQEWIATAELALLGLVERNDTVVLVGFSMGGMIAAYLAAKYDIERLVLLSAAGKYISISQMLKDIGEMVMDAWKGALGSNELFKRYKKKMKDTYLFSTIQFMKCVQFTRPYLGQVHCPVLIVQGELDGMVPRKAAEFLNEEIPAEDKELLFLKQSKHLICHGDDRDELCQKVLEFLG from the coding sequence ATGAGTGTTGGTTGTCTATGTATTCATGGGTACACAGGAAGTCCTGAGGAAGTACAGCCCCTGGTTGATTTTCTTAAGAACAGAACGGATTGGGAGTTAGCAAATCCAACTTTGCCTGGACACGGGGAAGACTTGGATTTAGAAGGTCATTATTATCAGGAATGGATTGCTACAGCAGAGTTAGCTTTATTAGGTTTGGTTGAAAGAAATGATACTGTAGTGCTTGTTGGTTTTTCAATGGGCGGTATGATTGCAGCTTATTTAGCGGCCAAATATGATATTGAGCGGCTAGTTTTGTTATCTGCGGCCGGGAAGTACATTAGCATTTCTCAAATGCTTAAAGACATCGGTGAAATGGTGATGGACGCCTGGAAAGGAGCTTTGGGCTCAAACGAATTGTTTAAGCGCTACAAAAAGAAAATGAAGGATACGTACCTTTTTTCAACGATTCAATTTATGAAGTGTGTCCAATTCACACGGCCATATCTTGGACAAGTACATTGTCCTGTATTGATCGTTCAAGGGGAGCTTGATGGAATGGTACCTCGTAAGGCGGCTGAATTCTTAAATGAGGAAATACCGGCTGAAGATAAAGAATTGCTGTTTTTGAAGCAATCCAAGCATCTTATTTGCCACGGAGACGACAGGGACGAGCTGTGTCAGAAGGTATTAGAATTCTTAGGTTAA
- a CDS encoding YppG family protein codes for MYPYYQYPYQNQQQWYRMPTNYPYYQPGVQNYANEWNFTPPQQGVYTYQNPYMYSYDYAGYTENGNANSSMNVGAIPKTFMNYFQDEEGQLDLDKMMSTTGQVMKTVKQVSPIVKGIGSFVKGIK; via the coding sequence ATGTATCCTTATTATCAATACCCATATCAAAATCAACAGCAATGGTATCGTATGCCGACAAATTATCCTTATTATCAGCCTGGCGTCCAAAATTACGCCAATGAGTGGAACTTTACCCCTCCTCAACAGGGCGTGTACACTTATCAGAATCCTTATATGTATAGTTACGACTACGCCGGTTATACTGAAAATGGAAATGCGAACTCTTCTATGAATGTAGGTGCGATTCCTAAAACATTTATGAATTATTTTCAGGATGAAGAAGGCCAACTGGATTTGGATAAAATGATGTCAACGACAGGGCAAGTTATGAAAACAGTGAAGCAAGTAAGTCCTATCGTTAAAGGAATTGGATCTTTTGTAAAAGGTATTAAATAA
- a CDS encoding glutaredoxin family protein, protein MSNSNVVVYTSRNCTQCEHVIAKLSEWGVDFEERNVSENREYFKELQSKRIYGTPATFIDGEKILGFQVRKLKRTLGIPYEERFIDKDAMNFS, encoded by the coding sequence TTGAGTAATTCGAACGTTGTGGTGTATACCAGTCGAAATTGTACCCAGTGTGAACACGTGATTGCTAAGCTTTCTGAGTGGGGTGTAGACTTTGAAGAACGGAATGTATCTGAAAACCGGGAGTATTTCAAAGAGCTTCAAAGTAAAAGAATTTATGGTACACCAGCCACTTTTATTGATGGCGAAAAAATATTAGGTTTTCAAGTACGGAAATTAAAACGTACGTTAGGGATCCCCTACGAAGAACGTTTTATTGATAAAGATGCTATGAACTTTTCTTAA
- a CDS encoding SDR family oxidoreductase: MKVLVIGANGKVGKHIVKKLMESSHTPVAMVRDPDQVPQFEELGAETVLGDLEKGFEEAYYGVDAVIFAAGSGPDTGADKTILIDQEGAIKAVDHAKHFGVQRFVMLSSMAADRPEQGPDGLRHYLYAKHRADEYLKSSGLNYTVVRPGMLTNEPGTGKVKLDEHINDFGEIPREDVAETLVYLLSVPRAENKSFDLISGEQQLEDVLAY, encoded by the coding sequence GTGAAAGTATTGGTCATTGGCGCAAACGGAAAAGTGGGTAAACATATTGTGAAAAAATTAATGGAGTCCTCCCATACACCTGTTGCCATGGTCCGTGATCCGGATCAAGTCCCGCAATTTGAAGAATTAGGCGCTGAAACTGTTCTTGGTGACCTGGAAAAAGGGTTTGAAGAAGCTTATTATGGCGTCGACGCCGTTATTTTTGCGGCGGGATCCGGTCCAGATACGGGTGCGGATAAGACTATTCTTATTGACCAGGAAGGAGCGATTAAAGCCGTTGATCATGCCAAACATTTTGGCGTCCAGCGTTTCGTCATGCTAAGTTCAATGGCAGCTGACCGACCTGAACAAGGACCAGATGGACTCAGACACTATTTGTACGCAAAGCACCGTGCAGATGAGTATTTGAAAAGTTCAGGTCTTAACTATACAGTCGTAAGACCTGGAATGCTAACTAATGAACCGGGGACGGGCAAGGTCAAGCTTGATGAGCACATTAATGATTTTGGAGAGATACCAAGAGAAGATGTTGCGGAAACGCTCGTCTATCTGTTGTCAGTACCGAGAGCTGAAAATAAGAGCTTTGATCTTATCAGCGGTGAACAGCAATTAGAAGACGTGTTAGCTTACTAA